In Listeria monocytogenes, the following proteins share a genomic window:
- a CDS encoding helix-turn-helix domain-containing protein → MEFGEKLIHLRKKNRLTQKQLAAKIGTTASTISKYENDNHRPPIFILAKLAEILGTTTDFLLDDVAGLREKNSVNAFPLIGNPELEKWYLELPYTYSEDELLMLKRIADAIENKK, encoded by the coding sequence TTGGAATTTGGAGAAAAATTAATTCATTTACGAAAGAAAAATAGGTTAACGCAAAAGCAATTGGCTGCAAAAATCGGGACAACTGCATCCACAATAAGCAAATATGAAAATGATAACCACCGACCGCCAATTTTTATTTTGGCCAAATTAGCAGAGATTCTTGGGACGACAACGGACTTCTTATTAGATGATGTAGCTGGTTTGCGAGAAAAGAATTCAGTAAACGCCTTCCCTTTGATTGGGAATCCTGAACTTGAGAAATGGTATTTAGAATTACCTTATACATACTCAGAAGATGAGTTATTGATGTTAAAACGAATTGCAGATGCG